One Comamonas endophytica DNA window includes the following coding sequences:
- the dusA gene encoding tRNA dihydrouridine(20/20a) synthase DusA: MSVAPMMDWTDRHCRYLHRLLTRHTLLYTEMVTTGALLHGDVPRHLRFNAEEHPLALQLGGSEPADLARAARLGAHWGYDEINLNCGCPSERVQRGAFGACLMNEAPLVADGVKAMRDAVDIAVTVKHRIGIDKDESYDFVRDFIGTVAGAGCEVFIVHARNAWLKGLSPKENREVPPLRYEVVARLKRDFPGLTIAINGGFKDSAAVAGQLAVVDGVMVGREAYHNPWWLAGWDEEFYGAAPSALTREAVEELMVEYMEREAREHGTHWYSIARHMLGLRHGLPGARRWRQAWSDHRLKGLPAREVMALARTAPSVQD, translated from the coding sequence ATGTCCGTCGCGCCGATGATGGACTGGACCGACAGGCATTGCCGTTACCTCCACCGGCTGCTCACGCGCCACACGCTGCTCTATACCGAGATGGTCACTACCGGCGCGCTGCTGCATGGCGACGTGCCGCGCCATCTGCGCTTCAATGCCGAGGAACATCCGCTGGCGCTGCAGCTCGGCGGCAGCGAGCCGGCGGACCTGGCGCGCGCCGCGCGGCTGGGCGCGCACTGGGGCTACGACGAGATCAACCTGAACTGCGGCTGCCCGAGCGAGCGCGTGCAGCGCGGCGCCTTTGGCGCCTGCCTGATGAATGAGGCGCCGCTGGTGGCCGATGGGGTCAAGGCCATGCGCGATGCAGTGGACATTGCCGTCACCGTGAAGCACCGCATCGGCATCGACAAGGACGAGAGCTACGACTTCGTGCGCGACTTCATCGGCACCGTGGCCGGGGCCGGCTGCGAAGTGTTCATCGTGCATGCGCGCAATGCCTGGCTCAAGGGGCTGTCGCCCAAGGAAAACCGCGAGGTGCCGCCGCTGCGCTACGAGGTCGTGGCGCGCCTCAAGCGCGATTTTCCGGGTCTCACCATCGCCATCAACGGCGGCTTCAAGGACAGCGCGGCAGTGGCCGGGCAGCTGGCCGTGGTCGATGGCGTGATGGTCGGCCGCGAGGCCTATCACAATCCCTGGTGGCTGGCGGGGTGGGACGAGGAGTTCTACGGCGCGGCCCCGAGCGCGCTGACGCGCGAAGCCGTGGAGGAGCTGATGGTCGAGTACATGGAACGCGAGGCGCGCGAGCATGGCACCCATTGGTACAGCATCGCGCGCCACATGCTCGGCCTGCGCCACGGCCTGCCGGGCGCGCGCCGCTGGCGCCAGGCCTGGAGCGACCACCGGCTCAAGGGCCTGCCGGCGCGCGAGGTGATGGCGCTGGCGCGTACCGCGCCTTCCGTGCAGGACTGA
- the dapE gene encoding succinyl-diaminopimelate desuccinylase, which translates to MSRTLQLAEQLISRPSVTPEDAGCLELIAARLAPLGFDCERLDSGPESFRVRNLYAKRTGTTGAARKTVVFAGHTDVVPTGPLEQWSSPPFSPTHRDGRLYGRGASDMKTSIAAFVVAAEEFLAGTPEPLIDIAFLLTSDEEGPSVDGTKVVVEQFKARGERLDYCIVGEPTSVERTGDMIKNGRRGTMSGKLTVLGIQGHIAYPQLARNPIHQAVPALTELAATAWDQGNAFFPPTSWQISNIHGGTGASNIIPGSVVVDFNFRFCTESTAEGLQAQVHTILDSHGLEYRLDWTIGGQPFLTTPGELVRAVQQAIADETGLQTELSTTGGTSDGRFIAQICEQVIEMGPPNASIHKIDENIALADIAPLTNIYRRTLENLHAQAAQALGAPAAA; encoded by the coding sequence ATGTCCCGTACCCTGCAACTGGCCGAGCAACTGATCAGCCGCCCCTCCGTCACGCCCGAAGATGCGGGCTGTCTCGAACTGATTGCCGCGCGCCTGGCGCCGCTGGGCTTCGACTGCGAGCGCCTCGACAGCGGCCCGGAGAGCTTTCGCGTCCGCAACCTCTATGCCAAGCGCACGGGAACGACCGGTGCCGCGCGCAAGACCGTGGTGTTCGCCGGCCACACCGATGTCGTGCCCACGGGCCCGCTGGAGCAGTGGAGCAGCCCGCCGTTTTCGCCCACGCATCGCGACGGCCGGCTCTACGGCCGCGGCGCCAGCGACATGAAGACCTCGATCGCGGCCTTCGTCGTCGCCGCCGAGGAATTCCTGGCCGGCACGCCCGAGCCGCTGATCGACATTGCCTTCCTGCTGACCAGCGACGAGGAAGGCCCCTCGGTGGACGGCACCAAGGTCGTGGTCGAGCAGTTCAAGGCGCGCGGCGAACGCCTGGACTACTGCATCGTCGGCGAACCGACCTCGGTGGAGCGCACCGGCGACATGATCAAGAACGGGCGCCGCGGCACCATGAGCGGCAAGCTCACGGTGCTGGGCATTCAGGGCCACATCGCCTATCCGCAGCTGGCGCGCAATCCCATCCACCAGGCGGTGCCGGCACTGACCGAGCTCGCGGCCACCGCCTGGGACCAGGGCAATGCCTTCTTCCCGCCCACCAGCTGGCAGATCAGCAACATCCACGGCGGCACGGGCGCCAGCAACATCATTCCGGGCAGCGTGGTGGTGGACTTCAACTTCCGCTTCTGCACCGAATCGACGGCCGAGGGCCTGCAGGCGCAGGTACACACGATCCTCGACAGCCATGGCCTGGAATACAGGCTGGACTGGACCATTGGCGGCCAGCCCTTCCTGACCACGCCGGGCGAGCTGGTGCGCGCGGTGCAGCAGGCCATTGCCGACGAGACCGGCCTGCAGACCGAGCTGTCGACCACGGGCGGCACCAGCGACGGGCGTTTCATCGCGCAGATCTGCGAGCAGGTCATTGAAATGGGCCCACCCAACGCCAGCATCCACAAGATCGACGAAAATATCGCCCTGGCCGATATCGCGCCGCTCACCAACATCTACCGCCGCACGCTGGAAAACCTGCATGCCCAGGCCGCACAGGCCCTGGGTGCACCGGCCGCGGCGTGA
- the dapD gene encoding 2,3,4,5-tetrahydropyridine-2,6-dicarboxylate N-succinyltransferase, with translation MTQQLQSIIDNAWENRASLSSASAPAEILDAVEHVIAQLDAGKMRVATQEGVGQWTVHQWIKKAVLLSFRLKDNELITAGGLNFYDKVPTKYQGMSEAEIAATGVRVVPPAVARRGSFMAKGAILMPSYVNIGAYVGEGTMVDTWATVGSCAQVGKNVHLSGGVGLGGVLEPLQANPTIIEDNCFIGARSEIVEGVIVEENSVVSMGVYIGQSTPIYDRATGEISYGRVPAGSVVVSGNLPKDNGRYSMYAAIIVKKVDAKTRSTTSLNDLLRD, from the coding sequence ATGACTCAGCAACTGCAATCCATCATCGACAACGCCTGGGAAAACCGCGCCAGCCTGAGCAGCGCCAGCGCCCCCGCGGAAATCCTCGACGCCGTCGAGCATGTCATCGCCCAGCTCGACGCCGGCAAGATGCGCGTCGCCACCCAGGAAGGCGTGGGCCAGTGGACCGTGCACCAGTGGATCAAGAAGGCCGTGCTGCTGTCGTTCCGCCTCAAGGACAACGAGCTGATCACCGCCGGCGGCCTGAACTTCTACGACAAGGTCCCCACCAAGTACCAGGGCATGTCGGAAGCCGAGATCGCCGCCACCGGCGTGCGCGTGGTGCCGCCCGCCGTGGCGCGCCGCGGCTCGTTCATGGCCAAGGGCGCGATCCTGATGCCCTCCTACGTCAACATCGGCGCCTATGTGGGCGAAGGCACCATGGTCGACACCTGGGCCACCGTCGGCTCCTGCGCGCAGGTTGGCAAGAACGTCCACCTGTCGGGCGGCGTGGGCCTGGGCGGCGTGCTCGAGCCCCTGCAGGCCAACCCCACGATCATCGAGGACAACTGCTTCATCGGCGCACGCTCGGAAATCGTCGAGGGCGTGATCGTCGAGGAGAACTCGGTCGTTTCGATGGGCGTCTACATCGGGCAGAGCACCCCGATCTACGACCGCGCCACGGGCGAGATCAGCTATGGCCGCGTGCCCGCCGGCTCGGTAGTGGTGTCGGGCAACCTGCCCAAGGACAATGGCCGCTACAGCATGTACGCCGCGATCATCGTCAAGAAGGTCGACGCCAAGACGCGCTCGACCACCAGCCTGAACGATCTGCTGCGCGACTGA
- the dapC gene encoding succinyldiaminopimelate transaminase: MNPLLHLLQPYPFERLRQLFAGVTPAPAYRAISLGIGEPRHPTPPFIEEVLGNSPGALAKYPATGGDPRLREACAQWMNRRYGLALDAATQVLPVNGSREALFSFAQTVIDPTRSGATVVCPNPFYQIYEGAALLAGAKPVYVPSDPARNFAVDWDSVPESVWQDTQLLFVCSPGNPTGAVMPLSEWEKLFALSDRHGFVIASDECYSEIYFREEAPLGGLEAAIKLGRNDFKNLVSFTSLSKRSNVPGLRSGFVAGDAALLKAFLLYRTYHGGAMGPAVQEASIAAWNDEQHVVENRRQYRQKFAEVTPVLESVMDVRLPDAGFYLWAGVPESLGMDDTEFARALYAQYNVTVLPGSYLARDVAGHNPGANRVRMALVAETEECLEAARRIVQFIQNLKK, from the coding sequence ATGAATCCCCTGCTCCATCTCCTGCAGCCCTACCCGTTCGAGCGGCTGCGACAGCTTTTCGCGGGGGTCACGCCCGCGCCCGCGTACCGTGCCATCAGCCTGGGCATCGGCGAGCCGCGCCACCCCACGCCGCCCTTCATTGAAGAGGTGCTGGGCAACAGCCCGGGCGCCCTGGCCAAGTACCCGGCCACGGGCGGCGACCCGCGTCTGCGCGAGGCCTGCGCGCAGTGGATGAACCGGCGCTATGGCCTGGCGCTCGATGCCGCCACGCAGGTGCTGCCCGTCAACGGCTCGCGCGAGGCGCTGTTTTCCTTCGCGCAGACCGTGATCGACCCGACGCGCTCCGGTGCCACCGTGGTCTGCCCCAATCCCTTCTATCAGATCTATGAAGGCGCGGCGCTGCTGGCCGGCGCCAAGCCGGTCTACGTGCCCAGCGATCCGGCGCGCAACTTCGCCGTGGACTGGGACAGCGTGCCAGAGTCGGTCTGGCAGGACACGCAGCTGCTGTTCGTCTGCTCGCCGGGCAACCCCACGGGCGCGGTGATGCCGCTCAGCGAATGGGAGAAGCTGTTTGCCCTGTCGGACCGCCATGGCTTCGTCATCGCCTCCGACGAGTGCTACAGCGAGATCTACTTCCGCGAGGAAGCACCGCTGGGCGGGCTCGAGGCCGCGATCAAGCTGGGCCGCAACGACTTCAAGAACCTGGTGTCCTTCACCAGCCTGTCCAAGCGCAGCAATGTGCCTGGGCTGCGCAGCGGCTTCGTCGCCGGCGATGCGGCCCTGCTCAAGGCCTTCCTGCTGTATCGCACCTACCACGGCGGCGCCATGGGCCCGGCCGTGCAGGAAGCGAGCATCGCCGCCTGGAACGACGAGCAGCATGTGGTCGAGAACCGCCGCCAGTACCGGCAGAAGTTCGCCGAAGTCACGCCGGTGCTCGAAAGCGTGATGGACGTGCGCCTGCCCGACGCCGGTTTCTATCTGTGGGCCGGTGTTCCCGAATCCCTGGGGATGGACGACACCGAGTTCGCGCGCGCGCTCTATGCTCAATACAATGTCACGGTCCTGCCGGGCAGCTATCTGGCCCGGGATGTCGCCGGCCACAACCCCGGCGCCAACCGCGTGCGCATGGCCCTGGTGGCCGAGACCGAGGAATGCCTCGAGGCGGCCCGGCGCATCGTCCAATTCATCCAAAACCTGAAGAAGTAG
- a CDS encoding DNA/RNA non-specific endonuclease: MARPTGALPRRNPGWWPFLATVLLALNAPSALRSAAPAERVWTEFAQCKHFFPAGLPPVVPKAPLQRELCFDGFAILHDGQTKTPVFVAEHLDRSVLQQAGRLRRSNHFYAEARLPAEERAEAADYRHSGYSLGHMAPAGDMGTAAAKAQSFSLANMAPQDVELNNGAWNDIEQDTRRYVRRAQADVYVFTGPVYSQAAPSIGAGRVRVPQYFYKLVYDPSSGRSWVHWQPNAPRRQVSEPISYEELVRRTGIEFVPR, encoded by the coding sequence ATGGCCCGCCCTACCGGCGCGCTCCCGCGCCGCAACCCCGGATGGTGGCCGTTTCTTGCCACGGTGCTGTTGGCTCTGAACGCGCCCAGTGCGCTGCGCAGCGCGGCGCCTGCAGAGCGCGTATGGACCGAATTCGCGCAATGCAAGCATTTCTTTCCGGCAGGCCTGCCTCCCGTCGTGCCAAAGGCGCCGCTGCAGCGCGAGCTGTGCTTCGACGGCTTCGCCATCCTGCACGACGGGCAGACCAAGACCCCGGTTTTCGTTGCCGAGCATCTGGACCGGTCTGTGCTTCAGCAAGCGGGCAGGCTGCGGCGCAGCAACCATTTCTATGCCGAAGCGCGGCTTCCCGCCGAGGAGCGCGCGGAGGCGGCCGACTATCGCCATTCGGGCTATTCGCTCGGCCATATGGCTCCCGCAGGCGACATGGGCACCGCTGCGGCCAAGGCCCAGAGCTTCAGCCTGGCGAACATGGCGCCGCAGGATGTGGAGCTCAACAACGGCGCCTGGAACGACATCGAGCAAGACACGCGCAGATATGTGCGGCGTGCCCAGGCCGATGTCTATGTATTCACCGGGCCGGTGTATTCGCAGGCCGCCCCCTCCATCGGGGCAGGACGGGTGCGCGTGCCGCAGTACTTCTACAAGCTGGTGTATGACCCGAGCAGCGGCAGAAGCTGGGTCCACTGGCAGCCCAATGCCCCGCGGCGCCAGGTCAGCGAGCCGATCAGCTACGAGGAGCTGGTGCGGCGCACGGGCATCGAATTCGTGCCGCGCTGA
- a CDS encoding FkbM family methyltransferase codes for MLPTAGAPKSTISTAKYADVDVDGARMEGVCGAQARAVVTRPGAQRFSYSKRVKLMQKLSDIEGLIRKSGNVSFDVAGTSISFDLSNRHERAYAARLLLDVCHPQADIDLFLFQHFLRPSDTVLDAGANIGMTALECLEAGAGKVVAVEALPVLYERLKKLNPPGLIAVNKAISSSPGKADFYISTAHNQGSSLNSEMIGIFPSVFGEVVKKTEVELTTIDELVESFGAFDVWKLDIEGAELDAVRGAQKTLGKCPPRIVIVELYDDFYDDFRSGMIDSHPFVGRAFLSIDGYELKILPPVKGFPEGYHVTSPMYVFSRFPLE; via the coding sequence ATGCTGCCCACTGCCGGTGCGCCGAAATCCACCATCTCGACTGCGAAGTACGCTGACGTCGATGTCGACGGTGCACGTATGGAGGGTGTGTGCGGTGCGCAGGCCAGGGCCGTGGTTACCCGCCCGGGTGCGCAAAGATTTTCATATTCCAAGCGAGTCAAGCTGATGCAAAAATTATCGGATATCGAAGGTTTGATCAGAAAGTCTGGGAATGTCAGCTTTGATGTTGCCGGGACTTCAATTTCCTTTGATTTGAGCAACAGGCATGAGCGTGCCTATGCGGCGCGCTTGCTGCTCGACGTCTGCCATCCGCAGGCGGATATCGATTTGTTCTTGTTTCAGCATTTCCTGAGGCCGTCCGACACCGTGCTCGATGCAGGAGCGAATATCGGGATGACTGCCCTGGAATGCCTTGAAGCCGGAGCCGGGAAAGTGGTTGCGGTCGAAGCACTGCCCGTTTTGTACGAACGCTTGAAAAAGTTGAATCCGCCTGGATTGATTGCAGTCAACAAGGCAATATCCTCCTCCCCAGGCAAGGCTGACTTCTATATATCCACTGCGCACAACCAAGGTTCCAGCCTGAATTCGGAAATGATCGGGATATTTCCGTCGGTATTTGGCGAGGTGGTGAAGAAAACCGAGGTTGAACTCACCACCATCGATGAGCTGGTGGAGAGTTTTGGCGCATTCGACGTGTGGAAACTTGATATCGAGGGCGCGGAGTTGGACGCGGTGAGAGGGGCGCAAAAGACACTCGGGAAGTGTCCGCCGCGCATAGTCATCGTGGAGCTGTACGATGATTTCTATGACGATTTTCGTTCCGGCATGATCGATTCCCATCCTTTTGTGGGCAGGGCATTCCTATCGATCGATGGCTATGAACTGAAAATCTTGCCTCCAGTCAAGGGGTTTCCCGAGGGTTATCACGTCACCAGTCCCATGTACGTGTTCTCGAGGTTTCCCCTCGAATGA
- a CDS encoding CMD domain-containing protein: MTDLSHLDLIDTLAHLDPSSPVHAIRHQRNKVVDATQGSYRQLFDPSLPGLTLGERLRVAQTICRLSGSQSLLQHYTRALEQQPAPANEAREAALQRFATLLTHKPVEGDRSSIDALLAAGLQPAEIIALAQLIAFLSYQIRVVAGLQALDALGEDLLAAPAAASPDEPFVHPHHLPKPGEVLRINGFTSETLGWKAWVPVVKLDEATPEQLAILEASHPSAKTSDYYLALIHQPQILQERSVVFNAIMYAPGGLSRAERELVSAVVSRINGCVYCASVHAQRFEQLAKRNDVIAQVFENPHTAGTNAREKALVQFAIDLTEAPNQLSGQRLQALREAGLSHLEILDALHAAAIFAWANRLMLNLGEAVHP; encoded by the coding sequence ATGACTGACCTCTCGCACCTCGACCTCATCGATACCTTGGCCCACCTGGACCCATCCTCCCCCGTCCACGCCATACGCCACCAGCGCAACAAGGTCGTCGACGCCACCCAAGGCAGCTACCGCCAGCTCTTCGACCCGTCCCTGCCCGGCCTGACGCTGGGCGAGCGCCTGCGCGTTGCGCAGACCATTTGCCGGCTCAGCGGCAGCCAGTCCCTGCTGCAGCATTACACCCGGGCGCTGGAGCAGCAGCCCGCGCCCGCGAACGAAGCGCGCGAAGCCGCGCTACAGCGCTTTGCCACGCTGCTGACACACAAGCCCGTCGAAGGCGACCGCAGCAGCATCGACGCGCTGCTGGCCGCGGGCCTGCAGCCGGCGGAAATCATCGCACTGGCGCAGCTCATTGCCTTCCTCAGCTACCAGATCCGCGTGGTGGCCGGCCTGCAGGCGCTGGACGCGCTGGGCGAGGACCTGCTGGCAGCGCCAGCCGCCGCGTCCCCTGACGAGCCCTTCGTGCACCCGCACCACCTGCCCAAGCCCGGTGAAGTCCTGCGCATCAATGGCTTCACCAGCGAGACGCTGGGCTGGAAGGCCTGGGTGCCGGTGGTCAAACTCGACGAAGCCACGCCCGAGCAGCTGGCCATTCTCGAAGCCAGCCATCCGTCGGCCAAGACCAGCGACTATTACCTGGCGCTGATCCACCAGCCGCAGATCCTGCAGGAGCGCTCGGTGGTCTTCAACGCCATCATGTATGCGCCGGGTGGGCTGTCGCGCGCGGAGCGCGAGCTGGTCAGCGCGGTGGTCTCGCGCATCAACGGCTGCGTCTACTGCGCTTCGGTCCACGCCCAGCGCTTCGAGCAGCTGGCCAAGCGCAACGACGTGATCGCCCAGGTCTTCGAGAACCCGCACACGGCCGGCACCAACGCGCGCGAGAAGGCGCTGGTGCAGTTCGCCATCGACCTGACCGAAGCCCCGAACCAGCTGAGCGGCCAGCGCCTGCAGGCCCTGCGCGAAGCCGGCCTGAGCCACCTGGAGATCCTCGACGCGCTGCATGCAGCGGCGATCTTCGCGTGGGCCAACAGGCTGATGCTCAATCTGGGCGAGGCGGTGCATCCCTGA
- a CDS encoding polyhydroxyalkanoate depolymerase: protein MLYQMYETQRSLVEPFADFALAASKLYSNPLSPFSQTPLSQRISAGFELFYRLGKDYEKPQFGITTVDVEGVGVTIMERVEIDKPFCELRRFKRFTDEAATLQTMLAQPAVLVVAPLSGHYATLLRDTVRSMLSDHKVYITDWKDARMVPLDQGEFHLDDYINYVQDFIRHLQGQYGNCHVVSVCQPTVPVLAAVSLMASRGETTPLTLTMMGGPIDARLSPTAVNNLATTRSRDWFENNVIHQVPSNYPGAGRRVYPGFLQHTGFVAMNPDRHATSHYDYFKNLLKGDDAGTEAHRKFYDEYNAVLDMDAPYYLETIHTVFQDFSLVKGTWDVKSPEGKPERVRPQDIEHSALLTIEGELDDISGAGQTRAAHGLCTGIAPENRHHIEVEGAGHYGIFSGRRWREKVYPQVRDFILAHNVQAPSPVDDGIGHDAPSKGATVKAASAVLDLDTIIELPGETIVDLAQVTPPDTAKTVLEAALEMGLAPETVDQGPAARAPEAPKRKARGPRRS from the coding sequence ATGCTTTACCAGATGTATGAAACCCAGCGGTCCCTCGTGGAGCCGTTCGCCGACTTCGCGCTTGCCGCCTCGAAGCTCTACAGCAACCCCCTGTCGCCCTTCAGCCAGACGCCGCTGTCCCAGCGCATCTCGGCGGGCTTCGAGCTGTTCTACCGGCTGGGCAAGGATTACGAGAAGCCGCAGTTCGGCATCACCACGGTGGATGTCGAAGGCGTGGGCGTGACGATCATGGAGCGCGTCGAGATCGACAAGCCGTTTTGCGAGCTGCGGCGCTTCAAGCGCTTCACCGACGAGGCGGCCACGCTGCAGACGATGCTGGCGCAGCCCGCGGTGCTGGTCGTCGCGCCGCTGTCGGGCCACTATGCGACGCTGCTGCGCGATACCGTGCGCAGCATGCTGTCGGACCACAAGGTGTACATCACCGACTGGAAGGACGCGCGCATGGTGCCGCTCGACCAGGGAGAGTTCCACCTCGACGACTACATCAACTACGTGCAGGACTTCATCCGCCACCTGCAGGGACAGTACGGCAATTGCCACGTGGTGAGCGTCTGCCAGCCCACGGTGCCGGTGCTGGCGGCAGTGTCGCTGATGGCCAGCCGCGGCGAGACCACGCCGCTCACGCTGACCATGATGGGCGGGCCCATCGATGCGCGCCTGTCGCCCACGGCCGTGAACAACCTGGCCACGACCCGCAGCCGCGATTGGTTCGAGAACAATGTGATCCACCAGGTGCCGTCCAACTATCCGGGCGCGGGGCGGCGCGTGTATCCGGGCTTCCTGCAGCACACCGGCTTCGTGGCGATGAATCCCGACCGGCACGCCACCAGCCACTACGATTACTTCAAGAACCTGCTCAAGGGCGATGATGCCGGCACCGAGGCGCACCGCAAGTTCTACGACGAGTACAACGCCGTGCTCGACATGGATGCGCCCTACTACCTCGAAACCATCCACACCGTGTTCCAGGACTTCTCGCTGGTCAAGGGCACCTGGGACGTCAAATCGCCCGAGGGCAAGCCGGAGCGCGTGCGTCCACAGGACATCGAACACAGCGCGCTGCTGACCATCGAAGGCGAACTCGACGACATCTCCGGCGCCGGCCAGACGCGCGCGGCGCACGGGCTGTGCACCGGCATCGCGCCCGAGAACCGCCACCATATCGAGGTGGAAGGCGCGGGCCACTATGGCATCTTCAGCGGCCGCCGCTGGCGCGAGAAGGTGTATCCGCAGGTGCGCGATTTCATCCTGGCGCACAACGTGCAGGCGCCCTCGCCGGTCGATGACGGCATCGGCCACGACGCCCCGTCCAAGGGGGCCACGGTCAAGGCGGCGTCGGCTGTGCTGGATCTCGACACCATCATCGAGCTGCCCGGCGAGACCATCGTCGACCTGGCACAAGTCACCCCGCCCGACACCGCCAAGACCGTGCTCGAAGCGGCGCTGGAAATGGGCCTGGCGCCCGAAACCGTCGACCAGGGCCCGGCGGCGCGCGCCCCCGAGGCGCCCAAGCGCAAGGCGCGCGGGCCGCGCCGCAGCTGA
- the rsxB gene encoding electron transport complex subunit RsxB — translation MPASALTGLAARIDAALPQTQCTRCGYPDCAAYAQAIAAGDAPINQCPPGGAEGIARLAAITGHPVLPLSAAHGQEAPRTLALIDENWCIGCTLCIKACPIDAIVGANKRMHTVIAPHCTGCELCIPVCPVDCISLTPASGSATGWAAWSQPQAEHALARYVRRQKRLGGSARAAAPKAAMAAGLEVALAPAEVPAAVQAAAAPAAAVDPKKAAIAAALARARAQRART, via the coding sequence ATGCCCGCCTCCGCCTTGACCGGCCTGGCGGCTCGCATAGACGCCGCCTTGCCGCAGACCCAGTGCACGCGCTGCGGCTATCCCGACTGCGCCGCCTATGCGCAGGCCATTGCCGCGGGCGATGCGCCCATCAACCAATGCCCGCCCGGCGGCGCCGAGGGCATTGCCCGGCTCGCGGCCATCACCGGCCATCCGGTGCTGCCTTTGTCCGCGGCGCATGGCCAGGAGGCGCCGCGCACGCTGGCCCTGATCGACGAGAACTGGTGCATCGGCTGCACGCTGTGCATCAAGGCCTGCCCCATCGATGCCATCGTCGGCGCCAACAAGCGCATGCACACCGTGATCGCGCCGCATTGCACCGGCTGCGAGCTGTGCATTCCCGTCTGCCCGGTCGACTGCATCAGCCTGACCCCGGCCAGCGGCAGCGCCACCGGCTGGGCGGCGTGGTCACAGCCGCAGGCGGAGCATGCGCTGGCGCGCTATGTCCGCCGGCAAAAGCGCCTGGGCGGATCGGCACGCGCGGCCGCGCCCAAGGCGGCCATGGCAGCGGGGCTGGAGGTGGCGTTGGCGCCAGCCGAGGTGCCGGCCGCGGTGCAAGCGGCTGCTGCGCCGGCGGCGGCGGTGGATCCCAAGAAAGCCGCCATTGCCGCCGCCCTGGCACGGGCGCGCGCCCAGCGCGCCCGGACCTGA
- the prmB gene encoding 50S ribosomal protein L3 N(5)-glutamine methyltransferase, translating into MTEPQAVHGTTVGALIASGASALTRAGVAFGHGTSNAHDEATWLVLWRLGIALDSDLDDPALAAQPVAEAQQAEVAALFDERIRTRKPAAYLTREAWLQGVPFYIDERSIVPRSFIAEILADGSIDHWLSDETHDVLDLCTGNGSLACLAAMAYPDVQVTGADLSPDALAVARINVQRHALQERVTLVESDGMAQVPGPWDLILCNPPYVNAASMAQLPAEYQAEPVLALAGGTDGMDFIGQLLRDAPSRMREHGILILEIGNERAYFEAAFAQLPVFWLETSSGDEQVLLITREALVRHALGTL; encoded by the coding sequence ATGACCGAACCCCAAGCCGTGCACGGCACGACCGTTGGCGCGCTCATCGCGTCCGGCGCCAGCGCACTGACCCGCGCGGGCGTGGCCTTTGGCCACGGCACCAGCAATGCCCACGACGAAGCCACCTGGCTGGTGCTGTGGCGCCTGGGCATTGCCCTGGACAGCGACCTGGACGATCCCGCGCTGGCCGCACAGCCTGTCGCCGAAGCGCAGCAGGCCGAGGTGGCCGCGCTGTTCGACGAACGCATCCGCACGCGCAAGCCCGCCGCCTATCTCACGCGCGAGGCATGGCTGCAGGGCGTGCCCTTCTATATCGACGAACGCTCGATCGTGCCGCGCAGCTTCATTGCCGAGATCCTGGCCGATGGCTCTATCGATCACTGGCTCAGCGACGAGACGCACGACGTGCTGGACCTGTGCACCGGCAACGGCAGCCTGGCCTGCCTGGCGGCCATGGCCTATCCCGACGTGCAGGTCACGGGCGCGGACCTCTCGCCCGACGCGCTGGCGGTGGCGCGCATCAATGTGCAGCGCCATGCGCTGCAGGAGCGTGTGACGCTGGTGGAATCCGACGGCATGGCGCAGGTGCCCGGTCCCTGGGATCTGATCCTGTGCAACCCGCCTTACGTCAACGCGGCCAGCATGGCCCAGCTGCCCGCCGAATACCAGGCCGAACCGGTGCTGGCGCTGGCCGGCGGCACCGACGGCATGGATTTCATCGGGCAGCTGCTGCGCGACGCGCCCAGTCGTATGCGCGAGCACGGCATCCTGATCCTGGAGATCGGCAACGAGCGCGCGTATTTCGAGGCGGCGTTTGCGCAGCTGCCGGTGTTCTGGCTCGAGACCTCCTCGGGCGACGAGCAGGTGCTGCTGATCACGCGCGAGGCGCTGGTGCGCCACGCGCTGGGCACGCTCTGA